One window of the Flavobacteriaceae bacterium YJPT1-3 genome contains the following:
- a CDS encoding DUF4136 domain-containing protein: MKKAPLLLVLLLGILLTSCSSVRVAQDYDQSINFNQYDTFAFFKPGIDQAEISDLDKKRILRAIESELMAKGLTKSENPDLLVSIFTKSSERVDVYNNWGWGGWGWGGWGWGGWGWGGWGPGGFGNTVSRSTQGTLYIDLVDAGKKELIWQGQGTAALARDVDRKQERINEIVNEIMAQYPPAVR; encoded by the coding sequence ATGAAAAAAGCACCATTACTTCTTGTCCTTCTTTTAGGAATACTTCTTACCTCCTGTAGTTCCGTTCGCGTTGCTCAGGATTACGACCAAAGCATCAATTTCAATCAGTACGATACCTTCGCCTTTTTTAAGCCCGGCATTGATCAGGCTGAAATATCTGATCTTGATAAGAAAAGAATTTTAAGAGCTATAGAATCTGAGCTCATGGCTAAAGGCCTTACCAAATCAGAAAACCCTGACTTACTTGTCAGCATCTTCACCAAATCCAGTGAGCGCGTAGACGTTTACAACAACTGGGGCTGGGGAGGCTGGGGTTGGGGAGGCTGGGGCTGGGGTGGCTGGGGCTGGGGTGGCTGGGGTCCAGGAGGCTTTGGCAACACGGTTTCCCGCTCTACACAAGGCACTCTGTATATAGATCTGGTCGATGCCGGAAAGAAAGAGTTAATCTGGCAGGGTCAGGGAACCGCCGCTTTAGCACGTGATGTTGATCGCAAACAGGAACGCATCAATGAGATCGTTAACGAGATCATGGCTCAATATCCTCCCGCAGTTCGATAA
- a CDS encoding DUF4230 domain-containing protein, translated as MRKILLGAVLATVILLGVNYCSDRQESKVEAASQLIQQQIKNVGKLIVTEGHFAEVFTYKDSKTKLGLDFLRADKQALIVVNARVDIAYDLNQLQTEIDEEAKTVTITYLPEPEIKISPDIEYYDIQQDYLNQFSAEDYNTIKAQVNQLVNDRIALSNLKENARDRILAELQKLYIVTQSMGWSLQFQGMDNPLNSNTIPFKN; from the coding sequence ATGCGTAAAATTCTTTTAGGAGCTGTTTTGGCGACCGTGATACTTCTGGGTGTGAATTATTGCAGTGATCGGCAGGAGAGTAAAGTGGAGGCTGCTTCACAGTTGATCCAGCAGCAGATAAAAAACGTGGGGAAGTTGATCGTCACGGAGGGTCATTTTGCAGAGGTTTTTACCTACAAGGATTCAAAAACCAAACTGGGTCTTGATTTTCTCAGAGCAGATAAACAAGCCTTAATTGTGGTCAATGCTCGGGTCGATATCGCCTATGATCTGAATCAATTGCAAACTGAAATAGACGAAGAAGCGAAAACAGTAACCATTACCTATCTCCCCGAACCGGAGATCAAGATCAGTCCCGATATTGAATACTACGACATTCAGCAAGACTACCTGAACCAGTTTTCGGCGGAAGATTACAATACGATCAAGGCGCAGGTCAATCAACTGGTTAATGACCGAATTGCCTTGAGTAATTTGAAAGAAAATGCCCGAGATCGAATTCTTGCAGAACTTCAAAAATTGTACATTGTAACTCAATCCATGGGATGGAGTCTACAATTTCAGGGTATGGATAATCCATTGAATAGCAATACGATACCTTTTAAGAATTGA
- a CDS encoding T9SS type A sorting domain-containing protein, which yields MKHILLTIFCLSAFLAQAQLTNEGQPKSWRMLQKSEIQPYILPTIDMATIRSEDAVNDLKRDTPWRFGKELQVDLDMKNSGVWDVLPNGDRIWRLNVKSSGAKTMNFVFRTYQLPPGATLYIYNDQRSDLLGAYTNVQNQEDEMLGTWLVEGDDIWLEYYEPKSVKNRGRLHLTKVVHGYRSVTESEAQEKALNDSGNCNHDVDCPVSANFDPLKEKLKHATGFIVLNGFVCSGALINNTNNDKAPYFLTANHCESGSESTWSFRFNWISQNPSCGTTTPSTDGSTNQIISGATVLAKNTRSDFKLLQLNEALPESWELTWAGWDVSGTAPQSSMGIHHPSGDIMKVCRDDDPATEAVFNFNEDPNAQMWRVADWDLGVTEGGSSGSPLYNENGLIVGQLAGGAAACQGTTDNDQFDIYGRMDVSWDFGNTNATRLSNWLDPTGSGVQSLPTLGVNDEVVFDSSIGVYPNPANDRLTIANGKGAELTYGIYNVLGQKILQGSFSDRSETIDVSNLKQGIYLLKMVSDQGATKTKKLVVRH from the coding sequence ATGAAACATATTCTACTCACTATATTTTGTCTGTCTGCTTTTCTTGCGCAGGCACAACTCACTAACGAAGGCCAACCTAAAAGTTGGCGAATGCTTCAAAAATCAGAGATCCAACCGTACATTTTGCCGACTATCGACATGGCGACCATACGCTCAGAAGATGCGGTCAATGATCTAAAACGCGATACTCCCTGGCGCTTTGGTAAAGAATTACAGGTTGATTTGGACATGAAGAACTCCGGGGTTTGGGATGTACTTCCTAATGGAGACCGTATCTGGCGCTTGAATGTGAAATCCAGCGGAGCCAAAACGATGAACTTTGTGTTCCGTACCTATCAGTTACCTCCAGGAGCTACCTTGTACATCTATAACGATCAGCGTTCGGACCTACTCGGCGCCTATACTAATGTTCAAAATCAGGAAGATGAGATGTTAGGAACCTGGTTAGTGGAAGGAGACGATATCTGGTTGGAATACTACGAGCCTAAATCGGTGAAGAATAGAGGACGTTTGCATCTGACCAAGGTAGTGCATGGGTATCGTTCGGTAACCGAATCGGAGGCACAAGAGAAAGCATTGAACGATTCCGGGAATTGTAACCACGATGTAGATTGTCCGGTAAGTGCCAATTTTGATCCTTTAAAAGAAAAGTTAAAGCATGCCACCGGGTTTATCGTACTAAATGGATTTGTTTGTTCTGGAGCTTTGATCAATAATACCAATAATGATAAGGCGCCTTATTTCTTAACCGCTAATCATTGTGAGTCCGGATCAGAATCTACCTGGTCCTTCCGATTTAACTGGATCAGTCAAAACCCCTCGTGCGGAACCACAACGCCAAGTACGGACGGTTCTACGAATCAAATTATTTCAGGAGCTACGGTGCTTGCTAAAAACACCCGGTCTGATTTTAAGTTGTTGCAATTGAACGAGGCGTTACCCGAAAGCTGGGAGTTGACCTGGGCGGGTTGGGACGTTTCCGGAACTGCTCCACAATCCTCCATGGGAATCCATCACCCTTCCGGTGACATCATGAAGGTTTGCCGGGATGACGATCCCGCAACGGAAGCCGTATTTAACTTTAACGAAGATCCAAATGCGCAGATGTGGCGTGTAGCGGATTGGGACTTGGGAGTCACGGAAGGGGGTTCTTCAGGATCGCCCTTGTATAATGAAAATGGATTGATCGTAGGGCAACTGGCCGGAGGTGCGGCGGCTTGCCAAGGGACTACAGATAATGATCAATTTGATATCTACGGTCGGATGGATGTCTCCTGGGATTTTGGAAATACCAATGCGACTCGACTGTCCAATTGGCTGGATCCTACAGGAAGCGGAGTACAATCTTTACCCACCCTGGGGGTCAATGACGAGGTGGTATTTGATAGTAGCATTGGGGTTTATCCCAACCCGGCTAATGATCGACTGACCATCGCAAATGGTAAGGGCGCTGAGCTTACTTACGGAATTTATAATGTGTTGGGTCAAAAAATCCTGCAGGGTTCCTTTTCTGATCGGTCAGAAACGATTGATGTAAGCAATCTTAAACAAGGGATTTATCTGCTCAAAATGGTGAGTGACCAGGGTGCGACCAAGACTAAAAAACTAGTCGTTCGGCACTAA
- a CDS encoding enoyl-CoA hydratase/isomerase family protein, producing the protein MSASNVGTEIEGRIATITFSTPQHNALPSKELQALETSFRAVSKREDIYLIIFKSGGDRTFCAGASFEELMKISNEQEGKAFFLGFARVIQAMRDCRQPILARVQGKAVGGGVGLAAAADYCLATRFSSIKLSEISIGIGPFVIGPAVQRKMGIAAFSQLTLAAHQFFEAEWALHHGLFQAVYDDQQELDKAVQDLAERLITYNPEALRLTKQMFYEGEPDWKPIMDARAALSGSLVLSSFTRERLQAFKS; encoded by the coding sequence ATGTCAGCATCCAATGTCGGTACCGAAATTGAAGGAAGAATTGCTACCATTACCTTTTCTACTCCACAACACAATGCACTCCCCAGCAAAGAATTACAAGCCCTGGAAACTAGTTTCAGAGCAGTATCCAAGCGAGAGGACATCTACCTGATCATTTTTAAAAGTGGCGGAGATCGCACTTTTTGTGCCGGAGCCAGTTTTGAGGAGTTGATGAAGATCAGTAATGAGCAGGAAGGAAAGGCTTTTTTTCTTGGCTTTGCCAGAGTCATTCAAGCCATGCGAGACTGCCGGCAGCCTATACTGGCTCGGGTTCAAGGCAAGGCAGTAGGAGGTGGCGTTGGTCTTGCGGCCGCAGCCGACTATTGCTTGGCGACGCGCTTTTCTTCCATCAAACTGAGCGAGATCAGTATTGGAATCGGCCCTTTTGTGATTGGACCTGCCGTGCAACGTAAGATGGGGATTGCAGCCTTCAGCCAGCTAACGCTGGCAGCTCATCAATTTTTTGAGGCGGAGTGGGCCTTGCATCACGGACTTTTCCAAGCGGTCTATGACGATCAACAAGAGCTGGATAAGGCTGTGCAAGACCTAGCTGAACGCTTAATCACCTACAATCCCGAAGCCTTACGGTTGACTAAACAGATGTTCTATGAAGGCGAGCCTGACTGGAAGCCAATCATGGATGCGAGAGCCGCACTCAGTGGGAGCCTGGTCCTCTCTTCGTTCACACGCGAGCGATTACAAGCTTTTAAGTCATAA
- a CDS encoding META domain-containing protein: MKVLISSILLLLFAAKGCNDRSITPETMDGVYTLASFESKSMTDQDLSLTINSENKTLGGSVGCNSFTSDYTLDGNQVSFSAPLSTKMYCPETSKREREFFDMLTTVTRVEAEEDQLKFFNAQEETCFTLQKKQSSEN; this comes from the coding sequence ATGAAAGTACTTATCTCCTCCATTTTGCTCCTTTTATTCGCAGCTAAAGGCTGCAATGACCGCTCAATCACACCAGAAACCATGGATGGTGTTTACACTCTGGCCTCTTTTGAAAGCAAAAGCATGACCGATCAGGATCTCAGTTTGACCATCAACAGTGAAAACAAAACCCTGGGCGGTAGTGTAGGATGCAATTCGTTTACCAGTGATTACACCCTGGATGGAAATCAGGTGTCTTTTAGTGCGCCACTCAGCACTAAAATGTACTGCCCGGAAACCTCCAAAAGAGAGCGTGAATTCTTTGATATGCTGACCACGGTGACTCGTGTAGAGGCTGAAGAAGATCAGTTAAAATTCTTCAATGCTCAAGAGGAAACCTGCTTTACACTTCAGAAAAAACAAAGCTCCGAGAATTAA
- a CDS encoding tail fiber domain-containing protein, which produces MAKLLRVFLGIFFLSQLLHAQVGIGTTNPSSSSILDVFSESGNKGMLIPRVNITNLNSQDPIKGNIEESLLVYNTNTTTGKGFYYWNNNQWNALAAGGGGADTSIYANDGSINTNRFVDLNGNSLILSDGNGVVVDNSRMYPLADATDNVDPNGYYLGEFTRHYSRVYTRGIHVNDTDATRGLDLRIGGSQDDYTFSDTALFPATTSGVKDLGKSNRRWDVVYARSVSTTSDRRLKENIEQLKKGLNVIQRLNTYSYTFKADPKKRAHIGFMAQELQQELPEVVTEGEDADKTLGVNYAELLPVLVNAIQEQQEQIKNLQQEMAELKAEQAAVK; this is translated from the coding sequence ATGGCAAAACTCCTAAGAGTATTCTTAGGTATTTTTTTCTTATCACAATTGCTGCATGCACAAGTCGGTATAGGCACTACCAATCCTAGTTCCTCCAGTATTCTTGACGTTTTCAGTGAATCTGGGAATAAAGGAATGCTCATTCCCAGGGTCAATATCACGAACCTCAATAGTCAAGATCCTATTAAAGGAAATATAGAAGAAAGCCTTTTGGTGTACAATACCAATACCACAACGGGTAAAGGATTCTATTATTGGAACAACAATCAATGGAATGCGCTGGCTGCCGGTGGCGGAGGCGCTGATACGTCTATATATGCCAATGATGGATCCATAAACACCAACCGTTTTGTTGACTTGAACGGAAATAGCCTGATCTTGTCTGATGGCAATGGTGTCGTGGTTGACAATTCACGAATGTATCCCTTAGCGGATGCCACTGATAATGTAGACCCCAATGGATACTATCTGGGTGAATTCACCCGACATTACTCCAGAGTGTACACGCGAGGTATACACGTCAATGATACGGATGCCACCCGAGGACTCGACCTGCGTATCGGGGGTTCACAAGATGACTACACGTTTAGTGACACGGCCTTATTTCCCGCCACAACGAGTGGCGTTAAGGATTTAGGTAAATCCAACCGACGATGGGATGTGGTTTATGCCCGGAGTGTTTCTACCACTTCCGACCGCCGATTGAAAGAAAACATTGAGCAGCTGAAAAAAGGGTTAAACGTGATCCAGCGTCTCAATACGTATAGCTACACCTTTAAAGCTGACCCTAAAAAAAGAGCACATATTGGATTTATGGCTCAAGAATTACAGCAAGAACTTCCTGAGGTGGTAACTGAAGGCGAGGATGCCGATAAAACGCTGGGTGTTAATTATGCAGAGCTTTTACCCGTACTCGTCAATGCTATTCAAGAGCAGCAAGAACAAATCAAAAATCTTCAACAAGAAATGGCTGAACTTAAGGCAGAACAGGCTGCGGTCAAATGA
- a CDS encoding GSCFA domain-containing protein produces MKLQTKIPLSPSELVSLDYDKHILMLGSCFAQNMGEYMDYHKLPVTINPLGITFNPVALERQVAIALSAAVLDQDRWVESQDHWVHLDAHSSRGGVTRELAEATLKKDLNRLNDSLRNASVLFITLGTAWVYVHQETQAVVANCHKLPARAFRKELLSINAIRDSLVTMIREIRLVNAEVQFVFTVSPVRHLKDGFTENLRSKSHLIAAVLDLVDQDESVSYFPAYELLQDELRDYRFYAEDMVHPNTLAIRYVWERLVSTYASAKAKHLMEEIAQIQKGLAHQPFNPDSQAHQQFKEQLNARIERLQKEYSQIQF; encoded by the coding sequence ATGAAGCTACAGACCAAAATCCCGTTATCGCCTTCGGAGCTGGTCTCGTTAGATTACGACAAGCATATCTTGATGTTGGGTTCCTGCTTTGCCCAAAATATGGGGGAGTACATGGACTATCATAAACTCCCGGTCACTATCAATCCTCTGGGCATTACCTTCAATCCGGTAGCTTTGGAACGCCAGGTAGCCATAGCCCTTTCTGCCGCTGTTCTGGATCAAGACCGTTGGGTGGAAAGTCAAGATCATTGGGTACATCTCGATGCACACTCGAGTCGAGGGGGAGTTACCCGGGAATTAGCTGAAGCTACGCTTAAAAAGGATCTGAATCGACTGAACGATTCGCTTCGTAATGCCTCTGTACTATTTATCACCTTAGGCACCGCCTGGGTCTATGTTCATCAAGAAACGCAAGCAGTCGTGGCGAATTGTCATAAGCTGCCTGCACGGGCGTTCCGAAAAGAATTGCTGAGCATCAATGCGATACGTGATTCTTTGGTTACCATGATCAGGGAGATCAGGTTAGTCAATGCGGAGGTTCAATTTGTGTTTACGGTTTCACCGGTGCGGCACCTCAAAGATGGATTTACGGAAAACCTGAGAAGTAAGTCGCATCTCATCGCTGCTGTACTCGATCTGGTAGATCAGGACGAGTCGGTCTCTTATTTTCCGGCTTATGAATTGCTTCAGGATGAGCTGAGGGATTATCGCTTTTATGCAGAAGATATGGTGCATCCCAACACTTTAGCTATCCGGTATGTTTGGGAACGGTTGGTGTCGACTTACGCTTCCGCGAAAGCGAAACACCTTATGGAAGAGATTGCGCAGATACAAAAAGGATTGGCTCACCAACCCTTCAATCCTGACAGTCAGGCACATCAACAATTCAAGGAGCAATTGAACGCCCGAATCGAGCGTTTACAAAAAGAATATTCTCAAATACAATTTTAG
- a CDS encoding glucosaminidase domain-containing protein, with protein MKRGFVIVMISILLTGCGSAKRKTRQEERARELERLERLVERAPAPQPESVDETEEPTPPAAEPLDRVSAYIQEYAEIAKEEMLLYGIPASITLAQGILESGAGRGRLSREANNHFGIKCHDWKGAVIYHDDDEKGECFRKYNSPKFSFRDHSLFLTGRKRYTDLFNLAKDDYKGWAKGLRQAGYATDRKYPVKLISLIERYQLDKYDAEVLGRSKRVVSDLSDQMDQHTVQKGETLYSISRKYKLTVDQLMQYNGLTSSQINEGQVLYIKPSNTGY; from the coding sequence ATGAAGAGAGGATTTGTAATTGTGATGATCAGCATCTTGCTGACCGGTTGTGGGAGTGCTAAACGGAAGACGCGTCAGGAAGAACGGGCTCGCGAACTGGAGCGTTTGGAGCGCTTGGTGGAACGGGCGCCTGCACCCCAACCGGAATCTGTTGATGAAACTGAAGAGCCCACACCACCTGCAGCTGAACCCCTAGACAGGGTCAGTGCATACATTCAAGAGTACGCTGAGATCGCTAAAGAAGAAATGCTGCTTTACGGCATCCCAGCAAGCATCACCCTAGCACAGGGAATTTTAGAATCCGGAGCAGGCAGGGGTCGATTGTCGAGAGAGGCCAATAATCATTTTGGAATTAAATGTCACGACTGGAAAGGAGCTGTGATCTATCATGACGATGATGAAAAGGGAGAGTGTTTCCGTAAATACAACAGCCCTAAATTCTCTTTTCGGGATCACTCCTTATTTTTGACGGGCCGGAAACGATATACCGACCTCTTTAATCTGGCCAAAGATGATTACAAGGGTTGGGCCAAAGGGCTACGACAGGCTGGATATGCTACGGATCGCAAATACCCGGTTAAATTGATCAGTCTGATCGAGCGTTACCAATTGGATAAGTATGATGCTGAAGTCTTGGGCCGATCCAAAAGAGTCGTCTCAGACCTTAGCGATCAAATGGATCAGCACACGGTCCAAAAAGGAGAGACCCTTTATTCCATTTCACGAAAGTACAAGTTGACGGTAGATCAACTCATGCAATACAACGGGTTAACCAGTTCTCAAATTAATGAGGGACAGGTACTCTACATCAAACCGTCCAATACAGGATATTAA
- a CDS encoding aromatic amino acid hydroxylase, translating to MNSKIKEGIPSNPLLERLPKHLKQFIKPQNYEQYTAINQAVWRYVMRKNVDYLSQVAHRSYVDGLAQTGISIDRIPNMYGMNRILKEIGWAAVAVDGFIPPSAFMEFQAYNVLVIASDIRQLNHIEYTPAPDIIHEGAGHAPIIANPEYAEYLRRFGEIGCKAITSAKDYELYEAVRHLSIIKEAPDTPQDEIDKAEEEVLHLQQNMGSPSEMARIRNLHWWTVEYGLIGSLEAPKIYGAGLLSSIGESAWCMTDKVKKMPYTLEAADVEFDITQPQPQLFVTPDFAYLNQVLEEFADQMALRRGGPDGLQKLIDSKQLGTVELSTGLQISGDFSSCVTHEGKVSYLQTKGPTALCYREKALVGHGIANHPDGYGTALGKLKGINLAIEDMSPRDLKAYNIYEGEKVTLEFEGGITVSGTIITGTRNLQGKIILISFKDCTVKHHERVLFEPSWGIYDMAVGKKIVSAYGGPADVNAFDLITHQPSSTTIRPTADPKQQELQELYQSVRDFREGAYPKCAPEAVFDLLKSAHPEDWLLSVELYELAMDRGETAFAKAIHNHLTVVENKRPEIAHLIKDGIALVDQHTTVVQ from the coding sequence ATGAATTCTAAGATAAAAGAGGGCATTCCCTCCAATCCATTGCTGGAGCGTTTACCTAAACATCTCAAACAGTTCATCAAGCCGCAGAACTATGAGCAGTACACAGCCATAAATCAAGCGGTGTGGCGCTACGTTATGCGCAAAAATGTTGATTACCTCAGCCAGGTGGCGCATCGATCTTATGTGGACGGACTCGCACAGACGGGCATCTCTATCGATCGCATCCCCAATATGTACGGAATGAATCGCATCCTTAAAGAAATTGGTTGGGCTGCAGTTGCCGTAGACGGTTTTATCCCTCCCAGTGCATTTATGGAATTTCAGGCGTACAATGTGTTGGTCATTGCATCCGATATCCGTCAATTGAATCATATCGAATATACTCCCGCCCCGGATATCATTCACGAAGGTGCAGGACATGCTCCCATCATTGCCAATCCAGAATACGCAGAATACTTACGTCGTTTTGGAGAAATAGGCTGCAAAGCCATCACCTCTGCCAAAGATTACGAACTCTATGAAGCGGTACGGCACCTCTCCATCATTAAGGAAGCTCCTGACACCCCGCAAGACGAAATCGATAAGGCCGAAGAAGAGGTACTTCATCTTCAACAAAATATGGGCAGTCCCAGTGAAATGGCACGCATTAGAAATCTGCACTGGTGGACTGTGGAATACGGCCTTATAGGAAGCCTAGAAGCACCCAAAATTTACGGTGCCGGATTACTTTCTTCCATTGGCGAAAGCGCCTGGTGCATGACGGACAAGGTTAAAAAGATGCCTTATACGCTGGAGGCAGCCGATGTGGAATTTGATATTACCCAACCGCAACCGCAGCTTTTCGTAACTCCTGATTTTGCCTATTTGAACCAGGTGCTGGAAGAATTTGCCGATCAAATGGCCTTAAGGCGCGGGGGACCTGACGGACTGCAAAAACTGATCGATAGCAAGCAATTGGGGACCGTAGAGTTAAGTACCGGTCTTCAAATTTCCGGAGACTTTAGCAGTTGCGTGACCCATGAAGGCAAGGTGTCTTATCTCCAAACCAAGGGCCCTACTGCACTCTGCTATCGAGAAAAAGCCCTGGTGGGACACGGAATCGCAAACCATCCGGATGGCTATGGTACAGCTCTGGGCAAATTGAAAGGCATCAACCTGGCCATTGAAGACATGAGTCCGCGTGATCTTAAGGCTTATAATATTTACGAGGGCGAAAAAGTGACCTTGGAGTTTGAAGGAGGTATTACGGTTTCAGGAACCATCATTACCGGTACTCGTAATCTTCAGGGGAAGATCATTTTGATCAGCTTTAAGGACTGTACCGTTAAACATCACGAGCGCGTGCTGTTTGAACCCAGTTGGGGAATTTATGATATGGCTGTTGGAAAGAAAATAGTCTCCGCCTATGGAGGGCCTGCCGATGTGAATGCCTTCGATCTGATCACCCATCAACCTTCATCAACCACCATCCGTCCTACCGCCGATCCTAAGCAGCAGGAACTGCAGGAACTGTATCAGTCGGTCCGGGATTTTAGGGAAGGTGCCTATCCCAAGTGTGCGCCGGAAGCTGTTTTTGATCTCCTTAAATCGGCTCATCCGGAAGATTGGCTGCTGTCTGTCGAACTCTATGAGCTGGCTATGGATCGCGGGGAGACCGCTTTCGCGAAAGCCATACACAACCACCTAACGGTGGTAGAGAATAAACGACCAGAAATTGCCCATCTCATCAAAGATGGCATAGCTTTGGTAGATCAACATACAACTGTTGTTCAATAA
- a CDS encoding pyridoxal-phosphate dependent enzyme, which produces MKTHAVGQIIWSIKREDLIDPVISGNKWRKLKYNLIEAKRRNCSTVLTYGGAYSNHILATASAAQQEGLNSIGVIRGEELGLDLQSTLSTNPTLAAAHAYGMQLMFVTREEYRNLTRARNSSQLFMGNEDNYEFVSNVYEIPEGGSNALAIKGCAEIIDESCKEYDLIAVSVGTGGTLAGIVEGSYPHQEVLGFSSLKGYNHKLEIERWTSKNNWRIHDQYHFGGYGKTTQELIQFINQFKKDHGILLDPIYTGKMMYGLFDLIRKGAFSPNTRILAIHTGGLQGIAGMNQKLAQRGALQIEVN; this is translated from the coding sequence ATGAAAACACATGCAGTTGGCCAGATTATTTGGTCCATAAAACGAGAGGACCTCATTGACCCGGTAATTTCCGGAAATAAATGGCGAAAACTGAAGTACAATCTAATAGAGGCCAAGCGCAGGAATTGTTCGACTGTATTGACCTATGGTGGGGCTTACTCCAATCATATACTTGCTACTGCATCGGCTGCTCAACAAGAAGGTCTTAATTCCATAGGGGTGATTCGAGGCGAGGAACTAGGATTGGATCTTCAATCCACCTTGAGTACGAATCCTACCTTGGCCGCGGCACATGCCTATGGGATGCAATTGATGTTCGTGACCCGTGAAGAGTATCGGAATCTTACCAGGGCTCGAAACTCGTCTCAATTGTTTATGGGAAACGAAGACAATTACGAGTTTGTTTCGAATGTATATGAAATACCAGAAGGAGGTTCGAATGCGTTAGCGATTAAAGGCTGTGCCGAGATTATTGATGAATCTTGTAAAGAATACGATCTTATTGCGGTTAGTGTAGGTACCGGAGGCACCCTGGCAGGCATTGTGGAGGGTAGTTATCCCCATCAGGAGGTCCTAGGGTTTTCTAGCCTTAAAGGATACAATCACAAGCTTGAAATTGAGCGATGGACCTCCAAGAACAATTGGAGGATTCACGATCAGTATCATTTTGGAGGTTATGGTAAAACCACCCAAGAACTTATTCAGTTCATTAACCAATTCAAAAAAGACCACGGTATTCTTTTGGACCCCATATACACAGGAAAGATGATGTATGGTTTATTTGACCTGATCCGTAAGGGTGCATTTTCTCCAAATACTCGTATTTTAGCGATCCATACTGGAGGCCTTCAAGGGATAGCCGGAATGAATCAAAAACTGGCTCAACGAGGAGCCTTACAAATTGAGGTGAATTAA
- a CDS encoding DUF5522 domain-containing protein → MNLSKNKIPLEEGDYYLTPEGYRCFTEQYHRKRGYCCESGCRHCPYGYDPKTGKQQKNS, encoded by the coding sequence GTGAACTTATCTAAAAACAAAATCCCGCTGGAAGAAGGAGATTATTATCTTACTCCGGAAGGATACCGATGTTTTACCGAACAATACCATCGGAAACGAGGCTACTGCTGTGAAAGCGGTTGTAGACATTGTCCATACGGTTATGACCCAAAAACGGGCAAACAGCAGAAAAACAGCTGA